The Saxibacter everestensis genome has a window encoding:
- a CDS encoding amidohydrolase family protein: MTQLRTLHQAPTLLVPEKVLLPEGPKCGHAVLVDNGRIVAVGPVDSVAADARRVPSAVDNTSQEPVNTMIRESTALDDVIRIDLPGRLLMPGFIDAHHHLTQTFGKSLVFGEPSEIFQRVWVPMEANMGAGAIDVATRLAAWESLRGGFTTVADAGTRSSVDVSAIADVTAELGLRCVLGVICNDRGGGAQTAELGEVVAAAEYHLRRWDAEGLVHPSLAVSIPEVASDEALVAITGLAREAGVPFQTHLNEHLAAVERSLVATGQRPLERLARLGALGPELLAAHATLLTPREIRLLMDSGGAVAYNPVASSWKGNAVAPALLMHELGVRVGLGTDGTRSDAFRLLDAAETAQRLTVGTNVGDSSSGGGWTWLEQGLRGGADAVGLAGMVGEITPGAHADLLVVDLDVPEFVPSWDVPWELVRIANRDQIEAVIVDGRLRLERGWPVDWDGRALIEEARNLSDHVVASSPITRVDPAASEHRAAWMSERSR, encoded by the coding sequence ATGACACAGCTTCGCACTCTGCACCAGGCTCCGACGCTGCTCGTCCCCGAAAAGGTCCTGCTTCCCGAAGGCCCCAAGTGCGGTCACGCGGTGCTTGTCGACAACGGCCGCATCGTTGCTGTCGGGCCCGTCGACTCGGTCGCCGCCGACGCACGTCGGGTCCCTTCCGCGGTCGACAACACTTCCCAGGAACCGGTCAACACCATGATCCGGGAATCCACAGCCCTTGACGACGTCATCCGCATCGACCTGCCCGGACGCCTCCTCATGCCGGGGTTCATCGACGCGCATCATCATCTGACGCAGACCTTCGGCAAATCGCTCGTGTTCGGCGAACCATCTGAAATCTTCCAGCGCGTCTGGGTGCCGATGGAGGCGAACATGGGCGCAGGGGCTATCGACGTCGCCACCCGTCTCGCTGCCTGGGAATCCCTGCGCGGGGGGTTCACCACGGTGGCGGACGCCGGGACCCGCTCCAGCGTCGACGTCTCCGCAATCGCAGATGTCACCGCCGAGTTGGGACTGCGATGCGTACTCGGTGTGATCTGCAACGATCGGGGCGGCGGCGCTCAGACTGCCGAACTCGGCGAAGTGGTCGCGGCGGCCGAGTATCACCTGAGAAGGTGGGACGCCGAAGGTTTGGTCCACCCCTCGCTGGCGGTCTCGATTCCCGAAGTCGCTTCGGACGAAGCCCTTGTGGCTATCACCGGCCTCGCTCGAGAGGCAGGAGTACCGTTCCAGACGCATCTCAATGAACATCTCGCAGCGGTCGAACGGTCTCTCGTCGCGACCGGGCAACGTCCACTGGAACGCCTGGCCCGCCTCGGCGCCCTTGGGCCCGAACTCCTGGCCGCACACGCGACCCTCCTGACGCCCCGGGAGATCCGACTTCTCATGGACAGCGGAGGAGCGGTTGCCTACAATCCGGTGGCGAGCTCGTGGAAGGGAAATGCGGTGGCGCCCGCTCTCCTCATGCATGAGCTAGGAGTGCGAGTGGGACTCGGCACCGACGGAACACGGTCGGACGCATTCCGACTGCTCGATGCCGCAGAGACCGCACAACGACTGACCGTGGGAACGAATGTCGGCGACTCCTCCAGCGGCGGCGGATGGACCTGGCTCGAACAGGGACTACGAGGCGGAGCCGACGCCGTGGGACTCGCTGGGATGGTCGGTGAGATCACGCCCGGAGCACATGCCGATCTGCTCGTCGTCGACCTCGACGTGCCAGAGTTCGTGCCCTCGTGGGACGTGCCCTGGGAACTCGTGCGGATCGCAAACCGCGACCAGATCGAAGCCGTGATCGTCGACGGCAGACTCCGCCTCGAACGAGGGTGGCCAGTCGATTGGGACGGTCGCGCCCTCATCGAAGAAGCTCGCAATCTCTCTGACCACGTCGTCGCGAGCTCGCCCA